In the genome of Nocardia terpenica, one region contains:
- a CDS encoding bifunctional helix-turn-helix transcriptional regulator/GNAT family N-acetyltransferase: protein MSAPTISVDHDHIAAVRDFNRRYTRLIGVLGEGLHDSQYSLTEVRILFELNRCGPTEVASLRRALDLDAGYLSRILSRFERDGLVSRQRSATDGRRQEVRLTEHGETVFAAHDAESDREVGALLDGHSPATRHRLIGAMRTIGHILDRPAAEVVLRAPRPGDHGWVIQRHAELYGTEYGWDASYETLIVEIVHDFLKSHDETRERAWIAEFDGEPVGSIYCVADDDTTARLRLLLVEPAARGLGVGSALVDQCLRFAAAAGYTEMVLWTNDILGAARRIYERAGFELVESTPHHSFGADLVGQTWRKPLT, encoded by the coding sequence ATGAGTGCACCGACCATTTCCGTGGACCACGACCACATCGCCGCCGTGCGCGATTTCAATCGCCGCTACACCCGGCTCATCGGGGTGCTGGGCGAGGGCCTGCACGATTCGCAGTATTCGCTCACCGAGGTCCGAATCCTGTTCGAGCTCAACCGGTGCGGCCCCACCGAGGTGGCCTCGCTGCGCCGGGCGCTGGACCTGGACGCGGGCTACCTGAGCCGCATCCTGTCCCGATTCGAGCGCGACGGCCTGGTGTCGCGGCAGCGTTCCGCCACCGACGGCCGCCGCCAGGAGGTGCGGCTCACCGAGCACGGCGAGACGGTCTTCGCCGCGCACGACGCGGAGTCCGACCGCGAGGTCGGCGCGCTGCTGGACGGTCACTCCCCCGCCACCCGGCACCGCCTCATCGGCGCGATGCGCACCATCGGCCACATCCTCGACCGCCCGGCCGCCGAGGTCGTGCTGCGCGCGCCCCGCCCCGGCGACCACGGCTGGGTGATCCAGCGCCACGCCGAGCTCTACGGCACCGAATACGGTTGGGACGCAAGCTACGAGACGCTGATCGTCGAGATCGTGCACGACTTCCTGAAGTCCCACGACGAGACCCGCGAGCGCGCCTGGATCGCCGAATTCGACGGCGAACCGGTGGGCAGCATCTACTGCGTGGCCGACGACGACACCACCGCCCGCCTGCGCCTGCTGCTGGTCGAGCCCGCCGCCCGCGGCCTGGGCGTCGGCTCCGCGCTGGTGGACCAATGCCTGCGGTTCGCCGCCGCGGCCGGATACACCGAGATGGTGCTGTGGACCAACGACATCCTCGGCGCCGCCCGCCGCATCTACGAACGGGCCGGTTTCGAGCTCGTGGAATCGACCCCGCACCACAGCTTCGGGGCCGACCTGGTGGGGCAGACCTGGCGCAAACCGCTGACCTGA